The genomic interval GGCCGAAGCAGCCTACAAGCGTGATGGACAGCTATCGGGCATCTCAACGGGGCTTACCGACCTCGATCAGAAAATGGGTGGCCTGCAGCATTCGGACTTGATCATTCTTGCCGCTCGTCCCGCGATGGGTAAAACCTCGCTGGTGACCAACATCGCCTACAACATCGCAAGCGCTTATCGCTCTGAAGAACAACCCGATGGCTCGTTGAAAACCATAAACGGAGGCGTAGTTGGCTTCTTCTCTCTCGAAATGAGCGCAGAGCAGCTGGCCACCCGTGTTATCGCCGAGCAGGCAATGGTCTCTTCGGAAAAGATCCGCCGAGGCAAGGTCGATCAGGACGAATTTGCTCGCATTGCGCAAAAAGCGCAGGAAATGCAGATCACGCCGCTGCATATCGACCCGACCGGTGGTATTTCCATCGCCCAGCTGGCCGCGCGTGCCCGACGCCTCAAGCGCCAGAAGGGTCTTGATCTGCTGATCGTCGACTATCTTCAGCTGCTCTCCGGTTCCGCCTCCAAAGCCTCTCAGGGCCGCGTGCAGGAAATCACCGAAATCACGACCAACCTCAAGGCTCTCGCCAAAGAGTTGAGCGTTCCGGTGATCGCCCTCTCCCAGCTTTCTCGTCAGGTGGAAGCCCGAGACGATAAACGCCCGCAGCTCGCCGACCTTCGTGAATCCGGCTCCATCGAGCAGGACGCCGACGTCGTGCTCTTCATCTATCGCGAGGAATATTACAAGATGCGCGAAGAGCCCAAGCCCGGCACGGAAGAGCATTTCACCTGGCAGTCCGAAATGGAGCGCTGCATGGGCAAGGCGGAAGTCATCATCGCCAAGCAGCGTCACGGCCCTACCGGCATCGTACCTCTCGCCTTCCAGGGCGAATTCACGCGCTTCTCCGATTTGGCGCGCGACGAATATATCCCCGAGGCTTACGAATAAGAGTACGGACCAAAGATATGAGATCAAAGAAACGCCTTCGGGCGTTTCTTCGCGATTGGGCGCATCTTTGATCATTCTCTTCATGGGTTTGTCGCGTCAATGCCCGTCTCCATCTTGGGGGAACCAAGGCGAGACTGGACAAAGCTGCATAGCCTTTGCTTTGATAAAAGAACCAAAAGCAAACAAGGGAGCGCCCGCTCCTGACGACACCCATCATTCGCGACCTAGGAAAAGGGGCACGCATTCCAAATGAAAATGTTTCAAGAGCATAACAGCCGAAAATCGCAGGCCCACAAAGATATCTATGCGGCTTATGAGATCGCCTATACGCTGGTTGACTTTTCTGCGGCTCTTCTGTTTGTCATTGGCTCGGTGATGTTCTTTTATGAAAGCTGGCAGATCCCCGGCACATGGTGCTTTCTTATCGGCTCCATCTTATTTGGCGTCAAACCGACATTGCGCGTAGTGAGAGAATTTCATTATCTGGCAATTGGTCGCAAAAAGCATCTTGCCGAACGTACCCGCAACTGACTTTTGGGCTTGCACCTACTCAGGAGCGCAGACTAAACTGCGCCCAACTCATGGAGCCCGACGCTCCACCCTACCAAAAACAAGAAAAACGGTTTTCCTCCCCCTTTGAAAACCGACCGCCTCTGCTAAAGGCGCAGAAAAGGTGCATCATGCCCGATATTTCCCTCCCCCATATTTCCCATCTCACCGCACCCGACCCGAGCCTTGCCGGCAGTCACCTGACCATCGATCTCAAGGCCCTTGCCGACAATTACCGTATGCTGGCGCAGAAGACAGGCGCCGCAGAATGCGCCGCCGTTATCAAGGCTGACGCATATGGAACAGGCCTTGAACCCGCCGCAGAAACCCTGTGGCAGGCTGGTGCGCGTACATTCTTCGTTGCTCATCCGCAGGAAGGCGCCAAGGCACGCACCCTGCTGCCCGATGCGGTTATATATGTGCTCAATGGCCTGGTGGGAGACGACAGCAAAGACGGCTTTGACTATTATCGCGCCCATCAGCTGCGCCCTGTGCTGGGTTGTCGAGAGGAAGTTTCCCTCTGGCAGGATTATTGCGCCAACAGAGAAGAGGCCCTTCCCTGCGCCATTCATTTCGACACCGGAATGAACCGCCTTGGCTTGAGCTTTACAGATGCCGAAGCCCTCTCAACGCAATGGAAGACAACCGAACCGGCCTTTGCGCTGGAGCTGATCATCAGTCATCTGGTGTGCGCCGACGAACCCAAACACCCGAAAAATCAGGACCAGCTGGAAAAATTCCGCGCCGTGCGCGCTCTGTTCCCGGATGTGAAGGCCTCTCTGGCCAATTCCGGAGGCGTGTTCCTTGGAGCCGACTATCATTTTGATCTCTGCCGCCCGGGCATTGCGCTTTATGGCGGAGCGGTTTGCGAGGGCGAAAAAAGCCCGATGAAGGTCGTCGCAACGCTCAAAAGCCGCGTGCTTTCCACTCGTGACGTGCCTGAAGGACAATCGGTCAGCTACGGCGCGACAGAGACCACCAAACGCAACAGCCGGCTTGCCATACTCTGCCTTGGCTACGCAGATGGCTACCTGCGCACGGCCAGCAGCAGCGACCTCAAAAAAGGCGCAAAGGTCGCCATCAATGGCCATCACGCGCCCATCATTGGCCGGGTTACGATGGA from uncultured Cohaesibacter sp. carries:
- a CDS encoding replicative DNA helicase; the protein is METAAKLEKADDITSRQAPHNLEAEQQLLGAILVNNQTYDRVEAFLKPHHFFDPNLQDIFEKMSKLIRSGKIASPVTLKTFFPADYVIADMPIDVYLLRLASQATSIINAEDYGLLIMDLATRRNLIEIGTDVVNVAYDAPIDTPPRIQIEDAEKRLFELAETGGEKGGFQSFATAATEAIEMAEAAYKRDGQLSGISTGLTDLDQKMGGLQHSDLIILAARPAMGKTSLVTNIAYNIASAYRSEEQPDGSLKTINGGVVGFFSLEMSAEQLATRVIAEQAMVSSEKIRRGKVDQDEFARIAQKAQEMQITPLHIDPTGGISIAQLAARARRLKRQKGLDLLIVDYLQLLSGSASKASQGRVQEITEITTNLKALAKELSVPVIALSQLSRQVEARDDKRPQLADLRESGSIEQDADVVLFIYREEYYKMREEPKPGTEEHFTWQSEMERCMGKAEVIIAKQRHGPTGIVPLAFQGEFTRFSDLARDEYIPEAYE
- a CDS encoding YrhK family protein, whose product is MKMFQEHNSRKSQAHKDIYAAYEIAYTLVDFSAALLFVIGSVMFFYESWQIPGTWCFLIGSILFGVKPTLRVVREFHYLAIGRKKHLAERTRN
- the alr gene encoding alanine racemase produces the protein MPDISLPHISHLTAPDPSLAGSHLTIDLKALADNYRMLAQKTGAAECAAVIKADAYGTGLEPAAETLWQAGARTFFVAHPQEGAKARTLLPDAVIYVLNGLVGDDSKDGFDYYRAHQLRPVLGCREEVSLWQDYCANREEALPCAIHFDTGMNRLGLSFTDAEALSTQWKTTEPAFALELIISHLVCADEPKHPKNQDQLEKFRAVRALFPDVKASLANSGGVFLGADYHFDLCRPGIALYGGAVCEGEKSPMKVVATLKSRVLSTRDVPEGQSVSYGATETTKRNSRLAILCLGYADGYLRTASSSDLKKGAKVAINGHHAPIIGRVTMDLIIVDVTGIPQEQVKRGDWAEFFGSQIPVDDVAEAAGTISYELLTSLGLRALRSYL